TCGAGCGTTTCGGAGACAATGGCGGTGATTTCGGCGCGCAGGTCCGCTTCGGTTGCTTTATCGAGCGCGGCGAGGTTCAGGTTCTCGAGCAATGCGCGGTGCATCTCGAGCTTGATTTCGGCGAGTCGCTCCTTGCGCTGGCGGGCCTTGTCGATCGGCGTCGGCTCGGCAGCCTTCGCGGGACGCGACTTTAGCAACGATGCCTTAGGTGCTTCGGGTTTCGGCGCGGGCGCTGCCGCCGGAGCGGCGACTGCCTTTGCGACCTGCTGGATGGGTGCTGCCTGAACAGGTTGAGCCGCTGCCGGCTTCTTGTACTTGGAGAACATTACTTACCTCAGCCTTTGCTTTCGGCGGCGTCTTGAAGGTTCACGTCGTGAACAGATTTGGCGAGTTTAGCGATTTCCTTGCGGAGCGGATTACGGCCCGCGGTTTCGGCCAGTGGCGTGCCGTGGTCGTTGGACTGCGTAACTTGCTTACCGCCATCGGGAAGCTGCACTTCGACCGAAATGCCGAGGCTTTCGCCCAGACGTTTGACGCGGCTCTTGCCGTTCAGGTCTGTGAACTTCGGTGCGCGGTTCAGCACATAGCGCATCTTTTCGACGGGCAGTTCCTCGGCGCTCAGCGCGCGCTTGAGGCGCACGATGTTCTGGGCGCAGCGCATGTCCATTTCGGTCACGCCAAAGTAGACAGCAGAAGCTTCCAGAACGGTCTGGCTCCATTCCACCATCACCGACGGCATATCCACGACGACGTAGTCGAAGTTCGCCTCCGCCATTTCGAGGATGCGCGCGACATCGTCCGGTCCGATCAGGTCGACCGGGATCAGTTCCGGCGGGGAGGTCAGAACATAGAGCTGCTCCTTGAACGGCTGGAGCGCCTGCAGGAACACCTCGGAGTCCATGTTTTCCGTGTCGGTCAGCATTTCCAGCACCGCATCGCGGCGGGGGAGGTCGAGGTAGGTCGACGTGCTGCCATATTGCAGATCGAGGTCGATGAGGCACACGCGGTGCGGGCTCTTCTTGTCGACGTTCGCGAGCTCCCACGCGAGGTTCACCGCGAGCGTGGTCGCGCCGACACCGCCGGACATGCCCTGAACGCCGATCACCACGCCCGAGCGGTCGTTGGTTGGCGCCAGCGTGGGCTTCTTTTCTTCGACGACAGCAATCGGCTCGGGCGCTTTCATCACCCGTTCGATCGCATGGCCGAGTTCGCCTTCGGGGAGCGGGTAGGGGAGGAACTCGTCGCCGCCCTGCCGCAGAAGTGTGTGGATCGCGGAGGGGCTCAGGTCCTCCGTGATGAGAATAACTTTGATACCGCGCGACTTGGCCGCCGAGATGACTTCCGTCACACGGCCCAGATCGCTTTCGTCTTCATGAT
Above is a window of Marivivens aquimaris DNA encoding:
- a CDS encoding AAA family ATPase, translated to MVSQAAIQPEPQPILACTVSRDVQVFDLLIEDMENAMGEGWGDLGFEDALAFLGQAEADSLQFIAVALDHEDESDLGRVTEVISAAKSRGIKVILITEDLSPSAIHTLLRQGGDEFLPYPLPEGELGHAIERVMKAPEPIAVVEEKKPTLAPTNDRSGVVIGVQGMSGGVGATTLAVNLAWELANVDKKSPHRVCLIDLDLQYGSTSTYLDLPRRDAVLEMLTDTENMDSEVFLQALQPFKEQLYVLTSPPELIPVDLIGPDDVARILEMAEANFDYVVVDMPSVMVEWSQTVLEASAVYFGVTEMDMRCAQNIVRLKRALSAEELPVEKMRYVLNRAPKFTDLNGKSRVKRLGESLGISVEVQLPDGGKQVTQSNDHGTPLAETAGRNPLRKEIAKLAKSVHDVNLQDAAESKG